The genomic DNA GCGCCTCCTGATCGCCGGAGCTGGTCGTCTCCGGACCCCGGACGACGCCGTACAGCGCGTACGACCCCGACGAGAGATCGTCTGTCGGCAGGGAGGCCTCGTAGCTCCCGTCACCGGTCTTCGTGGCGTCGACCCGGACCATGTCCGTCTCGTTGCCGAGGACGACCTGGACCTTCGTCGGGTCCGAGGCGTCGGCGTCGACCTGCGAGATGGAGACGGACGCGTCGATGGTGTCGCCTCGGGTCGCAGCCTCACTGGAGGAGACGGAGACGCTGTAACCACGCACGACGAGCGGGTGGATCGTCTTGACGCCGCTGTTCTCGACGACGATGTAGTACGTCGACGGGTCGTAATCGCTCATGTCGTACGAGTAGTCCCCGCTGCCGGTCACCTGCCGCTCGATAATCCGCTGGGTGTTACCGTTCCGGTCCTTCAGGAGCACGTCGTACGTCGCGTCCGAGGGGGCCGTCACGGAGACGGTGTACTGCGAGTTCGAGTCCTGCTTCGCGATGGCGTCGACCTGATACGTCGTTCCCTCGACCGTCACCTCGCGCGACGGGATGGCGACGCTACCGGGGATGTCGATGTCGTAGCCGTTGGACTGTACGTCCAGCATCGCGTCGCTCCGGGCGGCCGGTTGCTGGAGCGCGGCGCTCGCTCCCGCACCCGATGCGACAACCACGACCGCCACGGCGAGAAGAACGGGGACTCGTCTCATCACGTGTTCCTGCGTGTCGTCGGGGGCATAAGTCTCTCTGTCACCCGTCGGGAATGGTGTAATTGACTGGATTGAAATCCTCCCCGCCCTGAAGGGCGGGGTTTAGCCTCAAATCTTCCATTATCCGCCTTCGTGGCGTTGATAGAACAAGTGTGCGCCTGTCGTACCCAAACTGTTTTCTACTAGCGTTCTGACCTATCTTTCGATAATGTCTCGGCTGAGAGCAGTTACGCTATCCTTCCTGCTGCTCGTGTCAGCGCTCGCTGGCGTGCTCGCGTTCGGCGCGGGCCACGTGGCGGCCACGAGTGGGGGGGATACGTTGGCAGTCGATGGTGACGGGGACTGTACGGTACCCGGTGCCAGTACAGAGTACTCAACGATCTCTGCGGCGGTCGGGAATGCCGCGGCGGGCGACACCATCGTCGTCTGCAGCGGTGACTACAACGAGGCGGTCACGGTGGACAAGTCGCTCACCATCGTCACCTACGAGGACAACGCCAACCTCGTCGGGAACACTCCGTCGGACTTGGGGACGGCGTTCGACGTGACCGCCGACGACGTGACCATCGGAGCCGGCGCACAGGCCGGCAACGAGGGCTTCACGATCACGGGGTACTCCAGCACCGGCATCAGCGCCGACAGCGTGAGCGGGCTGACCGTGAACAACTCCGAGATCGGCGAATTCGACGGGGGCGGTGGGACCGGCATCAGCGTGTCGAGCTCCGCTGATGTCGCAATCAGGAGCAATCTGGTCGGGAATGTCCAGACAGGCATCTCGTTGGATGACACCAGTAGTTCCGGTACGACGGAGGTCACCGACAACAAGATCGGCGAGGTCACGACTGGAATCGCGCTCACCAACCCTAATGATGTAACCATCAAGCGGAACGGTATCGTCGGAGCCGATGGGCGCGCAATCGACGTCGCGGTCCCTGGCAGCATCAGTGGCGTGAAGATCACGGAGAACGTCCTCGATGGAGAGGACGACGAGGATGCGACGAACTCCGTCGGCATCCGATTCAGAGGGGGTGGCTTCAGTGGAGGAGACCCTGGAGACGAGGCCAACGTCTACCTCAATCTCATCCGGAACAACACCCAGGGGGTCCACTTCTCGAGTAGTCCCAGTGATTTCGACCCGAGTGGCATCCGACTCGCGTTCAACTTCTTCCAGGATGGCACAGCCGACTCGACGGCATTGAACGCGGTCGACAACGATCTATCGACGGCGGTCGTCGCCCGGCAGAACTACTTCGCGGCCGATAGCGGCCCCAGCGGCGGTATCTCCGATCCTCGGACGGGAACGACTGCCAACGGTGACGGCCAGGGAGTCAGCGGGAGTGTCTTCTTCGACCCGTGGCTCGGCAAGGCGAACGTCTGCTCCGGCGGCCAGTTCACGAGCGCGTTCGACTCGGCCTCCTCGGAACTGGATGATATCCCCACGGAGATCCGCGGTGTCTCCATCGAGGCAGCGCTCCCGATCTGTGCCTGGGACCGTGCCGCGTTCCCGCTTCGCGGGACTACCGACTCCGCCGAGACGGTCGTTCCGCTCCCGCTGATCGAGGCGGGCGCCGGCGCACCCGGAAGCGCGACGAACAGCATCGACCGGGACGAACTGGTCGTCTACACCCAGGACGACGGCGTCACGCTCGAGTACTCCTCCGTCGACGGCGTCGCCGATACGTCTCAGTTCCCGGACGAACCGGTTCAGGTGCTCGTCCTCGAGGACATCCAGTCGACGCAGGAGTCCGATCTCCTGACGGGTGGCTCGTTCAGCAACGAGACCGGAGCGGTGACGCTGACGACCGCCGCGACGAGCGCTCGCGTCCTCGAACCCGGCTCGCTCAGTAGTGGCTCTATCACCATCAGCGACACACCGGAGACGCCCGGGCCCGTCGCGTACGTGGTCGTTCAACCCCAGTTCGGTGACGGGCTGACCGACGACACGCCCGGGGATGGGACCGTCAGCATCCAGGGCGGTGTGGACGTCATCGGCGCGACCGTCATTCCGGTCCAGGAGGCCGCCGGCGATGCCGGCCTGCAGTCCAGCACGGTGACCGCCGGCGACGACGTGGAGTTCGAGCCGAACTCGAACCTCGGAAGCGGCACCACGAGCCACGTCGTCGGAATCTACGACCGGGACGCGGTCCAGGGCGGCCTCGTGAAGGTCTTCGCCGACACCACGGTCGACGATGTCCTCGCGCTCTCGACCTCGACCTCGGACGTGACGATCCAGACCTCGATCACGGCCGTCAACGGGACGCTCGACTTCCAGGACGACATCGTGGTCGACACCGAGGCGTTCGGCCAGGCGATCGACCTGACGCTGTCGGGGACCTCGACCGGCACGCAGTCACTGACCGGCGAGGACTTCGTCGAGGGCGTCTCCCCGATGACCGTCGTCAACGCCTCGGCGACATCCCTCGAGGGCGGCCAGAGTCCGGGGACGGTGAACGTCGCCACGAACGAGAACTTCGAGCCCGGGACGTACCAGTACGTCTACCTCGCCCAGCAGGGCGGCGGCTTCGGTTCGTTCAGCACCGACGCCGGGACACTGACGATCGAGGAGCCGACGACACCGACGCCGCCGCCCGGCGACGGTGACGACGACGGCGACGACGGTGGCGGTGGCGGCGCTGGCGGCGGTGGGGGCGGCACCGGCGTCACCTCGCCGCTCGTCGTGAGCGAGGCCTCCATCAATCCGGACCGCATCGCACCCGGCGAGACCACGACCGTCACCGTGACGGTCCAGAACACGCGACCGAGGACGCCGCTCGTCAACCGCAACGTCATCGTGACGGTGAGCGACGAGCGGGTGGCGACGAGGACGATCACCCTGAATCCGGGCCAGCGCCGCACGCTGGAGATTCCGATCACCCTCACCGAGGAGGGACGGTTCACGGTCGGGGTGAACGGCCGACCCGCCGGCCTCGTCACGGTCCTGCCGGATGGCGTCCGGGACCGGAGTGTCTCCCGAGTCTTCGACCAGAACAGTCGCATCCCAGGTGTACAGGTCCGGTTCCCGAGAACCTCGGTCGGACAGATCACCTTCCCCGAGGCGGTCCCCGGCGAGGCCAGAGTCGACGAGCTCGACCGCTTCCCACAGGATGTCCCGGCGGCGCCGGGTCGCTCTGTGACGATGCTGGACATCACTGTGCCCGAGCAACTCCGTGGCCAGGGCGCGACCATCCAGTTCGAGGTCCAGCGCACCCAGCTCGCGGACCTCGGAATCGACGCCGAGAGCATCCGGATGTACCGCTTCAACGATGGCGAGTGGCAGCAGCTCAACACCACCATCGTTCGTGAGGATGACGAGAAGGTCATCTACGCGGCGGACACCCCGGGCTTCTCGTTCTTCGCCGTGACCGGGCAGGAGGCGACGCCGACACCCACGCCGACGCCGGCCACACCGACGCCGACTCCGCCGCCGGAGACACCGACCGACACGCCGACCGACACGCCAACCGACACGCCGACCGACACGGCCTCGCCCGAGGGGCCGACCGACACGCCCGGTGGTGGCGGCATCCCGCCCGCGGGGCTGGCTCTCGGGGCACTGATCATCATCCTGCTGGTCGCCGCGGCCGGCGCGGCGCTCTACCTCTCGCAGGAAGGGAACGCCTGATCGCGGACACGGCGCTCCCCTCTCGATACCGCTGACGGTGGCTTTTTGTCCGGACTGTACCCATAGTCGGCAGAGACATCGATGTCGAGTCCCCGCCAGTCGACGAGCACCCCTCCACCTGCCGAGACGGACCCGCCGACCGACCCGCCGGTCGTCTGTCGCGACGCCCGCCGCGAGTACCGGCGCGGCGACAGCGGCCCGGCCGTCACGGCACTCGACGGCGTCTCGCTGACCGTCGAGGCCGGCGAACTCGTCGCCGTGGTCGGCGCGAGCGGGAGCGGGAAGTCGACGCTGTTGCACCTGCTGGCCGCGCTCGATACGCCGACCGACGGGCACGTCGCCGTCGCCGGGACGGACACCGCGTCGGTCGGGGGCCGGGGCCGGACCCGACTGCGCCGCGACCACATCGGCATCGTCTTCCAGCGGATGCATCTGTTCCCGTCGCTGACGGCTCGGTCGAACGTCGCCTTGCCGCTGGTCGAGGCCGGCGTGGGCCGACACGCACGACACGCCCGGGCCGACGACCTGCTCGACCGGGTCGGGCTGGGCGACCGGCTCGACCACCGGCCCGACGAGCTGTCCGGCGGCGAGCGCCAGCGCGTCGCCGTCGCGCGGGCGCTCGTGCTGGACCCGGACGTGGTCGTCGCCGACGAGCCGACGGGCGAACTCGACACGGCGACCGGCGAGCGGGTGCTGGAGCTGTTCGCCGAGGCTGCCGACGACCGGGCCGTGGTGGTCGCCTCACACGACGACGCCGTGGCCGCCGCTGCCGACCGGGTGATCGAACTGCGCGACGGCCGGCGCGTCGACGACGCCGGCCGAGAGGGGGACGGGGCCGGCCGGGGTGGTACCGGTGCCGCTCCGGACGGCAACGGGGCCCGGACCGGGGAGCGATGAGCGAGGACGAGCCGGCGTTCGACCCGGAGGGGACGCGCCGCGGGCGGCTCCGTGGCGTCGTCGGCCTCGCGGGAGCCAGACTCGGCCATCGCCTCCGCGACCGTGACGGGCAGACCCTCCTCAGCGTGGGCGGCGTCGCCGTGGCCGTCGCACTGCTACTCATCGTGACGAGCGTCAGCGTCGGCCTCGTCACCGGCGGCACCGTCGGCACCGACGAGACGGACTACTGGATCGTCCCGGAGGGCTCCTCGGGGAGCGCCGTGACGGCGGTCGAGGGACAGCGGCTCGGCCAGGTGCATCCCGTCAGCGAGCGACTCCGCGACCGCGAGGGCGTGACCGACGCCACGCCCGTCCTCGCGGGGGTCCTCAGGTTCCGCCCGGCCGGGAGCGACGCCGAGGCCGAGTACGCGCTCGTCCTCGGTGTCATCCCTGGCGCGAGCGAGCAGCGCGTCGCCGGCCTCCCGACGGGCGCGCTGTCGCCGGGTGACCCGCACTACGCGGACGGGGCGTACGACGGCCCCTGGACCGGGGAGGCCGTGGTCTCCGAGAGCGCCGCCGACGCGTTCGTCCCCGGCGACGGCCGGCTCCGGAGCGGTGCGGAACTCGCGATTCCAGGGAAGGACACGGGGGAGCGGTTCACCGCCGTAACGGTGGCCCAATCCGACGGCCCTGGTCTCGGCCAGCTGCCGGTGGTCGTGGTGCATCTCGCCGAACTGCAGACGCTCACGGGCGGGACGCGGGGCGACGTGGCCGACCAGATCCTCGTCGCGACCGACGGCTCCGTCGCCGCCGAGGACCTCGCCGGCGTCTACCCGAACGTGCAGGTCCTGACCCGCGGCGAGTTGCTGACCTCGCGGGCGCAGTCGAGCGGGCTCCCGGTCGCGATGGCCGCCGCGGCGCTGGTCGTCGCCGTCGTCGTGGGCACCCTGTTCCTCGTGACGACGGTCGGGTTCTCCGTGCTGGCCGACGCCGAGGCACGGGCGGTGCTCACCGCCATCGGTGTCTCCGGCTCCTCCCGGGCGACGCTCGTCGCCGGGGAGACGCTGGCGACCGCCGGCGTGGGCGGGCTCGTCGGCATCGGGGGCTGGCTGGTCGCCGCTGGTATCGTCGCCGTGCTCGGCCAGTTCGGGACCGCGATTCCGTTCGCGGTCCGGCCGGTGTTCGGGCTGTACGGGCTGTTGGTCGCCCTCGGTGTGGGCCTCGTCTCGCTGCCGCCGCTGGTCGTGGTGAGCCGTCGGACGCGAGCCGTCCGGGAGGTGCTGCGATGAGGTCGGACGGTGACTCCCCGGGCGATGAGTCCTTGGGCAACCAGCCCACCGACGATGAGCCGCCCGGCCCGTCGTGGCTGCCCGGGACGCGTGCCCGCGCGGCGGTCGGTATCTCGCTATCGCAGGTCCGGCACTACCGCATCCGGTCGATCCTCTCGGTGGTCGGCATCGCGCTGGGGGTGGTGCTGGTCGTCTCGCTCGCCGGCCTGGGCTACGGGCTGACGACGACTGGCGACGAGGCCATCGACTATCTCGACCACGACCTCTGGGCGACCAGCGGGCAGGTCGAACTCAACCCAGCCGGCGTCGGCAGCGTCGCCAACCCCATCCCGGAGGCCCACCGGACGACCGAGGAGTTCGAGTCGCATCGTCGCGTCCGGGACGCGCAGGCACTCGCCTTCCAGACGGTGTACGTGAGCGAGTCGCCGTCGAACTTCGACACCATCGCCGGTGTCGGCCTGACCGGAAACGGATCGCGGGTAGTGGGCGGAGGTGGGTTCTCCACCGGCGATGTCCACTACGCGAACGGGAGCTACGATGGCCCGATGACCCACGAGATATTCATCGACGAGCGGACGGCGGAGCGCTACGACGTGGGTGTGAACGACACACTGTACGTCGGTGGCACCATCTACCAGGCCGAACGCAACGAGTTCCGCATCGTCGGTGTGACACGCTCGTTCT from Haloglomus litoreum includes the following:
- a CDS encoding FtsX-like permease family protein; this encodes MSEDEPAFDPEGTRRGRLRGVVGLAGARLGHRLRDRDGQTLLSVGGVAVAVALLLIVTSVSVGLVTGGTVGTDETDYWIVPEGSSGSAVTAVEGQRLGQVHPVSERLRDREGVTDATPVLAGVLRFRPAGSDAEAEYALVLGVIPGASEQRVAGLPTGALSPGDPHYADGAYDGPWTGEAVVSESAADAFVPGDGRLRSGAELAIPGKDTGERFTAVTVAQSDGPGLGQLPVVVVHLAELQTLTGGTRGDVADQILVATDGSVAAEDLAGVYPNVQVLTRGELLTSRAQSSGLPVAMAAAALVVAVVVGTLFLVTTVGFSVLADAEARAVLTAIGVSGSSRATLVAGETLATAGVGGLVGIGGWLVAAGIVAVLGQFGTAIPFAVRPVFGLYGLLVALGVGLVSLPPLVVVSRRTRAVREVLR
- a CDS encoding ABC transporter ATP-binding protein gives rise to the protein MSSPRQSTSTPPPAETDPPTDPPVVCRDARREYRRGDSGPAVTALDGVSLTVEAGELVAVVGASGSGKSTLLHLLAALDTPTDGHVAVAGTDTASVGGRGRTRLRRDHIGIVFQRMHLFPSLTARSNVALPLVEAGVGRHARHARADDLLDRVGLGDRLDHRPDELSGGERQRVAVARALVLDPDVVVADEPTGELDTATGERVLELFAEAADDRAVVVASHDDAVAAAADRVIELRDGRRVDDAGREGDGAGRGGTGAAPDGNGARTGER
- a CDS encoding PGF-CTERM sorting domain-containing protein, giving the protein MRRVPVLLAVAVVVVASGAGASAALQQPAARSDAMLDVQSNGYDIDIPGSVAIPSREVTVEGTTYQVDAIAKQDSNSQYTVSVTAPSDATYDVLLKDRNGNTQRIIERQVTGSGDYSYDMSDYDPSTYYIVVENSGVKTIHPLVVRGYSVSVSSSEAATRGDTIDASVSISQVDADASDPTKVQVVLGNETDMVRVDATKTGDGSYEASLPTDDLSSGSYALYGVVRGPETTSSGDQEALGISDRQDVTIESATTPTDTPTPTDTPTDAPPSDGGSDDPSDDGDSSDGGSSNDGSSGGSDPAPTPTATATPTDTPTESATPTPTDTPTESATATSTPTDTSTTTAIPTVSPTPTATPTDESVITPSTPTSPGGPETTTGTGGQAGFGAVVAVVALLAGALLLTRRRRA
- a CDS encoding ABC transporter permease: MRSDGDSPGDESLGNQPTDDEPPGPSWLPGTRARAAVGISLSQVRHYRIRSILSVVGIALGVVLVVSLAGLGYGLTTTGDEAIDYLDHDLWATSGQVELNPAGVGSVANPIPEAHRTTEEFESHRRVRDAQALAFQTVYVSESPSNFDTIAGVGLTGNGSRVVGGGGFSTGDVHYANGSYDGPMTHEIFIDERTAERYDVGVNDTLYVGGTIYQAERNEFRIVGVTRSFSRFLGVPTVAMHLSELHEVSGTTGSDRASIIGVSLARGYETEPSQRVLEREYADFEFRTNDEQVGAIIGRQASVLAGAGTLVLLAVVAGIALVLNTLALVVYHQREALAAMKAVGMRGRTLGVMVGTQGILFGLVGGAVGCLLVPPLVGVVNGFVADLTGFTELIKTPLWLYGVGMGLALSMGTLGSLVAGWRAASIDPLAVLSRQ
- a CDS encoding PGF-pre-PGF domain-containing protein codes for the protein MSRLRAVTLSFLLLVSALAGVLAFGAGHVAATSGGDTLAVDGDGDCTVPGASTEYSTISAAVGNAAAGDTIVVCSGDYNEAVTVDKSLTIVTYEDNANLVGNTPSDLGTAFDVTADDVTIGAGAQAGNEGFTITGYSSTGISADSVSGLTVNNSEIGEFDGGGGTGISVSSSADVAIRSNLVGNVQTGISLDDTSSSGTTEVTDNKIGEVTTGIALTNPNDVTIKRNGIVGADGRAIDVAVPGSISGVKITENVLDGEDDEDATNSVGIRFRGGGFSGGDPGDEANVYLNLIRNNTQGVHFSSSPSDFDPSGIRLAFNFFQDGTADSTALNAVDNDLSTAVVARQNYFAADSGPSGGISDPRTGTTANGDGQGVSGSVFFDPWLGKANVCSGGQFTSAFDSASSELDDIPTEIRGVSIEAALPICAWDRAAFPLRGTTDSAETVVPLPLIEAGAGAPGSATNSIDRDELVVYTQDDGVTLEYSSVDGVADTSQFPDEPVQVLVLEDIQSTQESDLLTGGSFSNETGAVTLTTAATSARVLEPGSLSSGSITISDTPETPGPVAYVVVQPQFGDGLTDDTPGDGTVSIQGGVDVIGATVIPVQEAAGDAGLQSSTVTAGDDVEFEPNSNLGSGTTSHVVGIYDRDAVQGGLVKVFADTTVDDVLALSTSTSDVTIQTSITAVNGTLDFQDDIVVDTEAFGQAIDLTLSGTSTGTQSLTGEDFVEGVSPMTVVNASATSLEGGQSPGTVNVATNENFEPGTYQYVYLAQQGGGFGSFSTDAGTLTIEEPTTPTPPPGDGDDDGDDGGGGGAGGGGGGTGVTSPLVVSEASINPDRIAPGETTTVTVTVQNTRPRTPLVNRNVIVTVSDERVATRTITLNPGQRRTLEIPITLTEEGRFTVGVNGRPAGLVTVLPDGVRDRSVSRVFDQNSRIPGVQVRFPRTSVGQITFPEAVPGEARVDELDRFPQDVPAAPGRSVTMLDITVPEQLRGQGATIQFEVQRTQLADLGIDAESIRMYRFNDGEWQQLNTTIVREDDEKVIYAADTPGFSFFAVTGQEATPTPTPTPATPTPTPPPETPTDTPTDTPTDTPTDTASPEGPTDTPGGGGIPPAGLALGALIIILLVAAAGAALYLSQEGNA